In Thermodesulforhabdaceae bacterium, the sequence GGTGCCAGTAGCGGGGATGTGGATACCTGTCGGGCAAATCATAGGTCCTCTCGGAGTATGGTTAGTTAAAAGAAAGGTGGACCCCTTTGTTGACTTTGCCGGTAGAGAATCCCTCAATTTTCAAATTAATGTTACGGCTGTAGTTCTTGCCATCGTCTTAACATTCGATAACATCCTTTCGCTTATTGCAGCCTGGACTATAGTTTTTGCTACGATATTTATGGTTGCAAAAGCTGGGGTAATTTCAAGTCGGGGAGAAATCTATCGCTATCCAGTGCCGCTATTAAGCTTTCTGCCCAGACGATCCCTTATCGAGCAACTAAGAAAAAATAAATAAGCTTTAGATAAAAAATCTTGAAAAATGACCTCTATAAAGCCTTTTGCTACTTATAAACCCCTCAATGGAAAATATGTTTTATAAGCTTTTGCCCTATGTAAAACTTATCAGACCGGTCCATTGGATAAAAAACGGGCTGGTCTTTGCTCCCATATTTTTTGGAAAGAAGCTTTTCGTATGGCAGACTTTTCTGTGCGGTATCAAAGCCTTTGCTCTCTTTTCTCTGGTAGCAAGTGGCATATACATTCTAAACGATCTTCATGACAGACATCGAGATAAATACCATCCACAAAAAGCCAATCGCCCTCTTGCATCAGGAGCGGTATCTACTTCGACGGCTCTTTTTATGTCTGGCATTTTGCTGATATCAGGCGTTGGACTGGGATTCGCTTTCAACAAACAATTGGCTGTTCTTATTGTTGTCTATATTCTCCTTAGCGAAGCCTATTCATTAAAACTCAAACACATAGCGCCTCTAGATGCAATTTGTGTGGCGATGGGGTATCTTTTAAGAATCCTGGCTGGTTCAGTCGCTTCGGGCATTGAAACATCTCGGTGGCTTTTCTTAACAAGCTTCTTTGTGGCGCTTTTTATCGCTCTTGCCAAAAGGCTCGGTGAATTAAACATCGAAGACAACACATCCCACCGACCTGTTTTGCAGAGTTACTCCTCTGGATATCTTCTCGCCGCAACATCCGCCACAGCAAGTGCATCACTTGTAACCTTTGCTCTCTATACTGTAGAAAAAGGGCATCACGACCTTGTTTATGCGGTAATTCCAGCCTCCTACGGAATCCTTCGATACCTTCTTACGATAACAACCAGGAAAGGGTCAGAACCCATCCAGATATTCCTAAAAGATCCGCAACTTCAGGTAGCTACTTTTGTTTTACTCACGGTAATGGGATGGATAATATATCGTTGAGAGATGCCACGGAAACAAAATCATTTGCAACCGATGCCTATGTTAACGAGAAGTGCAATATGGTGGTGCTGAAGATTTTGGCTCATGTACAAACCTGGTGCAATAGAGTATACTATACTGGACTTTTTTCTTGGAGTTTATGTATGGAGTTCC encodes:
- a CDS encoding DUF4870 domain-containing protein — protein: MQKHQPNEENNFKDDRLTWASLCHFAALMGIVWWVPVAGMWIPVGQIIGPLGVWLVKRKVDPFVDFAGRESLNFQINVTAVVLAIVLTFDNILSLIAAWTIVFATIFMVAKAGVISSRGEIYRYPVPLLSFLPRRSLIEQLRKNK
- a CDS encoding decaprenyl-phosphate phosphoribosyltransferase produces the protein MFYKLLPYVKLIRPVHWIKNGLVFAPIFFGKKLFVWQTFLCGIKAFALFSLVASGIYILNDLHDRHRDKYHPQKANRPLASGAVSTSTALFMSGILLISGVGLGFAFNKQLAVLIVVYILLSEAYSLKLKHIAPLDAICVAMGYLLRILAGSVASGIETSRWLFLTSFFVALFIALAKRLGELNIEDNTSHRPVLQSYSSGYLLAATSATASASLVTFALYTVEKGHHDLVYAVIPASYGILRYLLTITTRKGSEPIQIFLKDPQLQVATFVLLTVMGWIIYR